The following are from one region of the Flavimobilis soli genome:
- a CDS encoding 5-formyltetrahydrofolate cyclo-ligase: protein MNGATQPYPIHAALEIEDAKNVLRAAVRANRQQRSARLRQEAAEAFADVLVSSEQLASARCVAAYVSRPHEPGTLPLIERLAERGVRILLPVLGAGLERGWAPYAGTDDLQERAPGRPPEPGTEAHGPEALEEADVVIAPALAVDTTGMRLGQGGGWYDRALSHKRPEAPVVAMVFPEEIYDAAQRPIPHEPHDVPVDAVVTPSGWMSIPATSQV, encoded by the coding sequence ATGAACGGAGCGACACAGCCCTACCCGATCCACGCGGCTCTCGAGATCGAGGATGCGAAGAACGTGCTCAGGGCTGCTGTCCGTGCGAACCGCCAGCAGCGGTCGGCGAGGCTCCGTCAGGAGGCGGCTGAGGCGTTCGCCGACGTCCTCGTCTCGAGCGAGCAGCTCGCGAGCGCGAGGTGCGTCGCGGCGTACGTGTCGCGCCCGCACGAGCCCGGGACGCTGCCGCTCATCGAGCGGCTCGCAGAGCGCGGCGTGCGCATCCTGCTGCCCGTCCTCGGTGCGGGCCTCGAGCGGGGCTGGGCGCCCTACGCGGGTACCGACGACCTGCAGGAGCGCGCCCCCGGCCGTCCGCCGGAGCCCGGTACGGAGGCGCACGGCCCGGAGGCGCTCGAGGAGGCCGACGTCGTGATCGCGCCCGCGCTCGCCGTCGACACGACGGGTATGCGCCTCGGTCAGGGCGGCGGCTGGTATGACCGCGCGCTGAGCCACAAGCGCCCGGAGGCGCCCGTCGTCGCGATGGTCTTCCCGGAAGAGATCTACGACGCCGCGCAGCGCCCCATCCCCCACGAGCCTCACGACGTGCCGGTCGACGCGGTCGTGACTCCGTCGGGCTGGATGTCGATCCCCGCGACGTCGCAGGTCTGA
- the galU gene encoding UTP--glucose-1-phosphate uridylyltransferase GalU: MAITKAVIPAAGLGTRFLPATKSTPKEMLPIVDKPAIQYVVEEAVAAGLEDVLFITGRSKRSLEDHFDGVPELEANLEAKGDEDRLEAVKESTNLADIHFVRQGEPLGLGHAVLRAKHHVGNEPFAVLLGDDLIDARDPILPVMTAVAERTGGSVVALLEVDPAQISLYGCAAVSPVAEVGDGLEVEASDVVRIDALVEKPAAEDAPSNLAIIGRYVLSPAVFEVLERTKPGRGGEIQLTDALAELASTPAEQGGGVYGVVFRGRRYDTGDRLDYLKAVVQLACDREDLGGDFRDWLEGYVRTLQP; encoded by the coding sequence ATGGCGATCACCAAGGCAGTCATCCCCGCAGCAGGACTCGGCACCCGCTTCCTCCCGGCGACCAAGAGCACGCCGAAGGAGATGCTCCCCATCGTGGACAAGCCGGCGATCCAGTACGTCGTCGAGGAGGCCGTCGCGGCTGGCCTCGAGGACGTCCTGTTCATCACCGGTCGCTCCAAGCGCAGCCTCGAGGACCACTTCGACGGCGTCCCCGAGCTCGAGGCGAACCTCGAGGCCAAGGGCGACGAAGACCGTCTCGAGGCAGTCAAGGAGTCGACGAATCTCGCCGACATCCACTTCGTCCGTCAGGGCGAGCCGCTCGGCCTCGGCCACGCGGTCCTGCGCGCCAAGCACCACGTCGGCAACGAGCCGTTCGCGGTGCTCCTCGGTGACGACCTCATCGACGCGCGCGACCCGATCCTTCCCGTGATGACCGCGGTCGCCGAGCGCACGGGGGGTTCCGTCGTCGCGCTCCTCGAGGTCGACCCGGCGCAGATCTCGCTCTACGGCTGCGCAGCCGTCTCTCCGGTCGCCGAGGTCGGCGACGGGCTCGAGGTCGAGGCCTCCGACGTCGTCCGGATCGACGCTCTCGTCGAGAAGCCCGCGGCCGAGGACGCGCCGAGCAACCTCGCGATCATCGGCCGCTACGTCCTGAGCCCTGCCGTCTTCGAGGTGCTCGAGCGCACGAAGCCCGGCCGCGGCGGCGAGATCCAGCTGACCGACGCTCTCGCGGAGCTCGCGAGCACGCCCGCCGAGCAGGGCGGCGGCGTGTACGGCGTCGTCTTCCGGGGCCGGCGCTACGATACGGGCGACCGCCTCGACTACCTCAAGGCCGTGGTTCAGCTCGCGTGCGACCGTGAGGACCTGGGCGGTGACTTCCGTGACTGGCTCGAGGGCTATGTGAGGACGCTGCAGCCGTGA
- the glp gene encoding gephyrin-like molybdotransferase Glp, which produces MRPVQTHLSEALAALRPVPPLDVVLADAAGCILAEDVLAPADVPARDVALHDGYAVRHDDVYGAADGGAVTLPVVQDVWSGAVEPVRLVPGQAIRVSTGVPVPLGADTVLPLEVTDRGTATVRVLRPTPAGAGVRHAAADVVAGQVAIGAGVRLGARQISLAAALGRQRLRVHPRPRVVILPVGSELIEPGRRGDGVYNANGQALAIAVQDAGAVAIPVAAVSDDRATLREMIEDQLVRADLLITTGGLSEGTHDTLKDVLGPLGTVRFDHVAVSPGRHQGFGMLGEGDDQVPIFALPGQPVAAQISYEVFVRPALRAMAGKADLFRPSVAAYADVAWSSPADVRQFVPAHLVGSPDEGYRVTPVGDPATIDQLSLSALSDANALAVVPEQQTFVQLGERVNCLVLEG; this is translated from the coding sequence GTGAGACCGGTCCAGACCCACCTCTCCGAGGCGCTCGCTGCGCTGCGCCCGGTCCCGCCGCTCGACGTCGTGCTCGCTGATGCAGCGGGCTGCATCCTCGCCGAGGACGTCCTCGCCCCTGCGGACGTACCAGCGCGCGATGTCGCGCTCCACGACGGCTACGCGGTGCGGCACGACGACGTCTACGGGGCCGCGGACGGCGGAGCGGTCACGCTCCCCGTCGTCCAGGACGTGTGGTCCGGTGCGGTCGAACCCGTGCGCCTCGTGCCCGGGCAGGCGATCCGTGTGAGCACGGGTGTGCCCGTGCCGCTCGGCGCGGACACGGTCCTCCCGCTCGAGGTGACGGACCGCGGCACGGCCACCGTGCGCGTGCTGCGCCCGACGCCTGCGGGCGCGGGCGTGCGCCACGCGGCGGCCGACGTCGTGGCGGGCCAGGTCGCGATCGGGGCGGGCGTGCGGCTCGGCGCCCGCCAGATCTCGCTCGCGGCGGCCCTCGGCCGCCAGCGGCTGCGCGTGCACCCGCGGCCGCGAGTCGTCATCCTCCCCGTCGGCTCCGAGCTGATCGAGCCGGGCCGCCGGGGTGACGGCGTCTACAACGCCAACGGCCAGGCGCTCGCGATCGCCGTCCAGGACGCGGGTGCCGTCGCGATCCCCGTCGCCGCGGTCTCGGACGACCGCGCGACGCTGCGCGAGATGATCGAGGACCAGCTCGTGCGCGCGGACCTGCTCATCACGACGGGCGGTCTGTCCGAGGGCACGCACGACACGCTCAAGGACGTGCTCGGTCCCCTCGGTACGGTGCGGTTCGACCACGTCGCCGTCAGCCCCGGCCGGCACCAGGGCTTCGGGATGCTCGGCGAGGGGGACGACCAGGTCCCGATCTTCGCGCTGCCCGGCCAGCCGGTCGCGGCGCAGATCTCCTACGAGGTGTTCGTGCGGCCCGCCCTGCGCGCGATGGCCGGGAAGGCCGACCTGTTCCGCCCGTCGGTCGCTGCGTACGCCGACGTCGCGTGGAGCAGCCCGGCGGACGTGCGCCAGTTCGTGCCCGCGCACCTCGTCGGCAGCCCCGACGAGGGCTACCGCGTCACCCCGGTCGGTGACCCGGCGACGATCGACCAGCTCTCTCTGTCGGCCCTGTCCGACGCGAACGCGCTCGCGGTGGTCCCGGAGCAGCAGACGTTCGTCCAGCTCGGCGAGCGCGTGAACTGCCTGGTCCTCGAGGGATGA
- a CDS encoding GNAT family N-acetyltransferase: MTVGWPVVLRDDTPAGSVVLRPLRRADAQRWTELRVRNAAWLTPWDATTPEGHSSPPGTFASYVSALRRLARSGTTLPFGLELDGELVGQLTVSSITYGSLCSASIGYWIAQEAAGRGAVPTAVALAVDHCFSALQLHRIEINIRPENAPSLRVVEKLGFRDEGVRERYLHIQGRWCDHRTFALTSEEVPGGLLARWQAAREGR; this comes from the coding sequence ATGACCGTCGGCTGGCCCGTGGTCCTGCGGGACGACACCCCGGCGGGCAGCGTCGTCCTGCGCCCGCTGCGCCGTGCCGACGCGCAACGCTGGACCGAGCTGCGGGTGCGCAACGCCGCGTGGCTCACGCCGTGGGACGCGACCACACCGGAGGGGCACTCGTCGCCGCCTGGGACGTTCGCGTCGTACGTGTCCGCGCTGCGCCGCCTGGCCCGCTCGGGCACGACCCTGCCGTTCGGCCTGGAGCTCGACGGCGAGCTCGTCGGGCAGCTCACGGTCTCGTCGATCACCTACGGGTCGCTGTGCTCGGCGAGCATCGGCTACTGGATCGCGCAGGAGGCTGCGGGCCGCGGTGCCGTGCCGACCGCCGTCGCCCTCGCCGTCGACCACTGCTTCTCCGCGCTGCAGCTGCACAGGATCGAGATCAACATCCGTCCCGAGAACGCGCCGAGCCTGCGCGTCGTCGAGAAGCTCGGCTTCCGGGACGAGGGCGTGCGCGAGCGGTACCTCCACATCCAGGGGCGGTGGTGCGACCACCGCACGTTCGCGCTCACCTCCGAGGAAGTTCCGGGTGGCCTCCTCGCCCGGTGGCAGGCCGCCCGCGAGGGGCGTTAA
- the ald gene encoding alanine dehydrogenase, translating into MRIGVPTEIKVHEYRVAVTPAGVHSLTGAGHQVVVQSGAGAGSALSDDEYRAAGATVVDDAAAVWEQADMICKVKEPLPQEYPLMRDGLLLFTYLHSAADLAGTRALIDNGVTAVAYETVSAPDGSLPLLAPMSEVAGRIAAQVGAVELMRPRGRGTLMGGVPGTPPAKVVVLGGGTVGRNATQVAAGMRADVCVVDVSPAVLRAIDAEHSGQVRTAMSNPWEIEPLLLDADLVIGAVLVPGARAPHLVSEDLVARMRPGSVLVDVAIDQGGCSEVSRPTTHESPTYRVHGTTVYAVTNMPGAVPVTSTRALTNATLPYLHELANVGAAIAESTGPTWDVHPRRAALLAGLQAGLTTHAGEVRNAAVARAHRL; encoded by the coding sequence GTGCGCATCGGAGTCCCGACCGAGATCAAGGTCCACGAGTACCGCGTCGCCGTGACGCCGGCTGGCGTCCACTCGCTCACGGGCGCCGGCCACCAGGTGGTGGTCCAGTCCGGCGCCGGTGCCGGCTCAGCGCTCTCCGACGACGAGTACCGCGCCGCAGGCGCGACCGTCGTCGACGACGCCGCCGCGGTCTGGGAGCAGGCCGACATGATCTGCAAGGTCAAGGAACCGCTGCCCCAGGAGTACCCGCTCATGCGTGACGGCCTGCTCCTGTTCACGTACCTGCACTCCGCCGCGGACCTCGCGGGGACGCGCGCCCTGATCGACAACGGCGTCACCGCGGTCGCCTACGAGACGGTCTCGGCGCCGGACGGCTCGCTGCCGCTGCTCGCCCCGATGAGCGAGGTCGCGGGACGCATCGCCGCCCAGGTCGGTGCCGTCGAGCTCATGCGGCCGCGCGGACGCGGCACGCTCATGGGAGGCGTGCCGGGCACCCCGCCCGCCAAGGTCGTCGTGCTCGGCGGCGGCACCGTCGGACGCAACGCGACGCAGGTCGCGGCGGGCATGCGCGCCGACGTGTGCGTCGTCGACGTGTCCCCCGCCGTGCTTCGCGCGATCGACGCCGAGCACTCGGGCCAGGTGCGCACAGCGATGTCGAACCCGTGGGAGATCGAGCCGCTCCTCCTCGACGCCGACCTCGTGATCGGGGCGGTCCTCGTGCCCGGCGCGCGTGCGCCGCACCTCGTCTCGGAGGACCTGGTGGCGCGCATGCGCCCGGGCTCGGTGCTCGTCGACGTCGCGATCGACCAGGGCGGCTGCTCGGAGGTCTCGCGTCCGACGACCCACGAGTCGCCGACCTACCGTGTCCACGGGACGACCGTCTACGCGGTCACCAACATGCCGGGCGCGGTTCCGGTGACGTCGACGCGGGCGCTCACGAACGCGACGCTGCCCTACCTCCACGAGCTCGCGAACGTCGGGGCCGCGATCGCCGAGAGCACCGGCCCTACGTGGGACGTGCACCCGCGCCGCGCAGCGCTGCTCGCGGGCCTGCAGGCGGGTCTGACGACGCACGCGGGCGAGGTCCGCAACGCGGCGGTCGCGCGGGCGCACCGCCTCTGA
- a CDS encoding ABC transporter ATP-binding protein: MADEDVAVQDEIEFQPGEADGGMFGDGPPAKKAKHFWPSAKRLVGLLAPEKFLMSVVMVLVVASVVLTVIAPRILGRAMDVIFNGFLGKSLPAGVPKDVLVEELRAAGEARQADMLAATDVIPGQGIDFSRLAELIVLVLGMYVVASVLMWANGFLLNRLVMRVVFRLREDIERKLNRLPLSYFDTRQRGDLMSRVTNDVDNIQAALQQAFSQLVSSLMTVLGITVMMFVVSWQLALIALVALPLSGIVAGVIGVRSQKLFAAQWKNTGALNGHVEESYSGLELIRAYGRGEEMLEEFDNRNDKLFSASFGAQFVSGMIMPAMTFISYLSYVLVAVAGGLRVASGSITLGDATAFIQYSREFTQPVSEMASIANMLQSGVASAERTFELLDADEQEPEDVRATLPETANGRVVFEDVSFSYDPEEPLIEGLSFTVEPGQTVAIVGHTGAGKTTLVNLVMRFYELGGGRILVDGVDIRDLSRDELRGRTGMVLQDAWLFEGTIRENIRYGRLDATDEEVVEAAKATMVDRFVRQLPDGYDTVIDAEGGSVSAGERQLITIARAFIAQPSLLILDEATSSVDTRTELLVQHAMAALRSDRTSFVIAHRLSTIRDAHTILVMEHGAIVEQGTHAELLERRGVYHALYESQFKGSAIGDPNARQEA, encoded by the coding sequence ATGGCTGACGAGGACGTCGCAGTCCAGGACGAGATCGAGTTCCAGCCCGGCGAGGCCGACGGCGGCATGTTCGGCGACGGGCCGCCCGCCAAGAAGGCCAAGCACTTCTGGCCGTCCGCCAAGCGGCTCGTCGGGCTCCTCGCCCCCGAGAAGTTCCTCATGAGCGTCGTCATGGTGCTCGTCGTCGCGTCCGTCGTGCTCACCGTGATCGCGCCGCGCATCCTCGGTCGCGCGATGGACGTCATCTTCAACGGCTTCCTCGGGAAGTCCTTGCCCGCGGGCGTGCCGAAGGACGTCCTCGTCGAGGAGCTCCGCGCCGCCGGGGAGGCCCGCCAGGCCGACATGCTCGCCGCGACCGACGTGATCCCCGGACAGGGCATCGACTTCAGCCGGCTCGCCGAGCTGATCGTCCTCGTGCTCGGGATGTACGTCGTCGCGTCCGTGCTCATGTGGGCGAACGGGTTCCTGCTCAACCGCCTCGTCATGCGCGTCGTGTTCCGGCTCCGCGAGGACATCGAGCGCAAGCTCAACCGGCTCCCGCTGAGCTACTTCGACACGCGCCAGCGCGGGGACCTCATGTCCCGCGTGACGAACGACGTCGACAACATCCAGGCGGCCCTGCAGCAGGCGTTCTCCCAGCTCGTCTCGTCGCTCATGACCGTCCTCGGCATCACGGTGATGATGTTCGTCGTCTCCTGGCAGCTCGCGCTCATCGCGCTCGTGGCGCTGCCGCTCTCGGGCATCGTCGCGGGTGTGATCGGCGTGCGGTCCCAGAAGCTCTTCGCCGCGCAGTGGAAGAACACCGGCGCGCTCAACGGGCACGTCGAGGAGTCCTACTCGGGCCTCGAGCTCATCCGGGCGTACGGCCGCGGCGAGGAGATGCTCGAGGAGTTCGACAACCGCAACGACAAGCTGTTCTCCGCGTCGTTCGGGGCGCAGTTCGTCTCCGGGATGATCATGCCCGCGATGACCTTCATCTCCTACCTGTCGTACGTGCTCGTCGCGGTGGCGGGCGGGCTGCGGGTCGCCTCCGGCAGCATCACGCTCGGCGACGCGACGGCGTTCATCCAGTACTCGCGCGAGTTCACGCAGCCCGTGAGCGAGATGGCGTCGATCGCCAACATGCTGCAGTCCGGCGTCGCCTCCGCGGAGCGCACGTTCGAGCTGCTCGACGCCGACGAGCAGGAGCCGGAGGACGTGCGTGCCACGCTCCCCGAGACCGCGAACGGCCGCGTCGTCTTCGAGGACGTGTCCTTCAGCTACGACCCGGAGGAGCCGCTCATCGAAGGCCTGTCCTTCACGGTCGAGCCGGGGCAGACGGTCGCGATCGTCGGGCACACGGGCGCGGGCAAGACGACGCTCGTCAACCTCGTCATGCGCTTCTACGAGCTCGGCGGCGGTCGGATCCTGGTCGACGGCGTCGACATCCGCGACCTCTCGCGCGACGAGCTGCGCGGCCGCACGGGCATGGTGCTCCAGGACGCGTGGCTGTTCGAGGGCACCATCCGGGAGAACATCCGCTACGGCCGCCTGGACGCGACCGACGAGGAGGTCGTCGAGGCGGCGAAGGCGACGATGGTCGACCGCTTCGTGCGGCAGCTCCCCGACGGCTACGACACTGTGATCGACGCGGAAGGCGGGAGCGTGTCGGCGGGCGAGCGCCAGCTCATCACGATCGCGCGCGCGTTCATCGCTCAGCCGTCGCTGCTCATCCTCGACGAGGCGACGTCGTCGGTCGACACGCGCACCGAGCTGCTCGTGCAGCACGCGATGGCGGCGCTGCGGTCCGACCGCACGTCGTTCGTCATCGCGCACCGCCTCTCGACCATCCGTGACGCGCACACGATCCTCGTCATGGAGCACGGGGCGATCGTCGAGCAGGGCACGCACGCCGAGCTCCTCGAGCGCCGCGGCGTCTACCACGCGCTCTACGAGAGCCAGTTCAAGGGGTCCGCGATCGGCGACCCCAACGCTCGCCAGGAGGCCTGA
- a CDS encoding ABC transporter ATP-binding protein codes for MSLLRLTLAYLRPYKAWVAAVVVLQSIATIASLYLPSLNARIIDQGVAQGDTDFIWSTGVRMLLVCLLQVAAAIAGIYFGARAAMAVGRDMRRDVFRKVDSLGTLDVSRFGTATLITRNTNDVQQVQMLVLMTLNFMVSTPIMCAGGIVMALREDPGLSWLVWVSVPLLFVVVTALVVKLLPLFRVMQERIDGINGVLREQIVGIRVIRAFVREGFESERYREANLRLTDVSVRVGNLFVLMFPVIMMILHLATAAVLWFGGHRVDSGLIEVGALTAFLQYLLQILVAVMMGVFMVMMIPRAAVSAERVQELLGTDPTMVVATGSAPTPSSGEVELRDVTFGYPGAELPVLDHVSFVAPQGRTTAIVGSTGSGKSTLLSLVPRLFDAQSGTVAIGGTPVQDLSREQLATLIGYVPQKPYLFSGTIASNLRFGKPDATEDELWEALRVAQAEDFVREKSDVLDENVAQGGTNVSGGQRQRLCIARALVGRPRVLLFDDSFSALDVTTDARLRESLAEATADTGTTVIIVAQRIATIRSADQIVVLDGGKVVGTGTHEQLLESNETYREIVESQMSAEEVA; via the coding sequence GTGTCCCTGCTCCGTCTCACGCTGGCGTACCTGCGCCCCTACAAAGCCTGGGTCGCGGCCGTCGTCGTGCTCCAGTCGATCGCGACGATCGCGTCGCTCTACCTGCCGAGCCTCAACGCGCGGATCATCGACCAGGGCGTCGCTCAGGGCGACACCGACTTCATCTGGTCGACGGGAGTGCGCATGCTCCTCGTCTGCCTGCTGCAGGTCGCCGCCGCGATCGCCGGCATCTACTTCGGCGCGCGCGCCGCGATGGCCGTGGGCCGCGACATGCGCCGCGACGTCTTCCGCAAGGTCGACTCGCTCGGGACGCTCGACGTGAGCCGGTTCGGCACCGCGACCCTCATCACGCGCAACACGAACGACGTCCAGCAGGTGCAGATGCTCGTGCTGATGACGCTCAACTTCATGGTCTCGACGCCCATCATGTGCGCCGGTGGGATCGTCATGGCGCTGCGCGAGGATCCGGGCCTCTCCTGGCTCGTGTGGGTGTCCGTGCCGCTCCTGTTCGTCGTCGTCACGGCTCTCGTCGTCAAGCTGCTCCCGCTGTTCCGCGTGATGCAGGAGCGCATCGACGGGATCAACGGGGTGCTGCGCGAGCAGATCGTCGGCATCCGCGTCATCCGTGCCTTCGTGCGGGAGGGCTTCGAGTCCGAGCGGTACCGCGAGGCGAACCTCAGGCTCACGGACGTCTCGGTGCGCGTCGGCAACCTGTTCGTCCTGATGTTCCCCGTGATCATGATGATCCTGCACCTCGCGACGGCCGCGGTGCTGTGGTTCGGCGGCCACCGCGTCGACTCGGGTCTGATCGAGGTCGGCGCGCTGACGGCGTTCCTCCAGTACCTGCTGCAGATCCTGGTCGCCGTCATGATGGGCGTCTTCATGGTCATGATGATCCCGCGCGCCGCGGTCTCCGCCGAGCGCGTCCAGGAGCTCCTCGGCACGGACCCGACGATGGTCGTCGCGACCGGCAGCGCCCCCACCCCGTCGAGCGGGGAGGTCGAGCTGCGCGACGTGACCTTCGGCTATCCCGGCGCCGAGCTGCCGGTGCTCGACCACGTGTCGTTCGTCGCCCCGCAGGGCCGCACGACGGCGATCGTCGGGTCCACCGGTTCCGGCAAGTCGACGCTGCTCTCGCTGGTCCCGCGCCTGTTCGACGCACAGTCGGGCACCGTCGCGATCGGCGGCACCCCGGTCCAGGACCTGTCCCGCGAACAGCTCGCGACGCTCATCGGCTACGTCCCGCAGAAGCCCTACCTGTTCTCGGGGACGATCGCCTCGAACCTCCGCTTCGGCAAGCCCGACGCGACGGAGGACGAGCTGTGGGAGGCGCTCCGCGTCGCCCAGGCCGAGGACTTCGTCCGTGAGAAGTCGGACGTGCTCGACGAGAACGTCGCCCAGGGCGGCACGAACGTCTCCGGCGGGCAGCGTCAGCGGCTCTGCATCGCGCGAGCGCTCGTCGGCAGGCCGCGCGTCCTGCTGTTCGACGACTCGTTCTCCGCGCTCGACGTCACGACCGACGCCCGGCTCCGGGAGTCGCTCGCCGAGGCGACCGCGGACACCGGCACGACCGTGATCATCGTCGCGCAGCGCATCGCCACGATCCGGTCCGCCGACCAGATCGTCGTCCTCGACGGCGGCAAGGTTGTCGGCACCGGCACCCACGAACAGCTCCTCGAGAGCAACGAGACGTACCGCGAGATCGTCGAGTCCCAGATGAGCGCGGAGGAGGTGGCCTGA
- a CDS encoding dolichyl-phosphate-mannose--protein mannosyltransferase encodes MASVSAAAPSPAWDPVPDAPEDPRSTHERLLAVLLGERALRLGTTASDRLWGWLGPALVAVVAAVLRFWHLGRPGTLVFDETYYVKQGYTLLVAGFDAEWPEDPNALFEAGDQDIWLDKADYVVHPPIGKWMIALGLRIGGSQNPWAWRLATAVVGVVAVFLVARVARRLFSSTLAGVVAGGLFAVDGVGIVHARTGLLDSFVMFWAVVAFALIVADRFDSRRRLAARAAALLDANQPLGRYGPWLGVRWYRLAAALALGLCIGTKWSGMYFLAAYCVLVVLWDASARRAVGVTGWPIGTLLRDAIPAALTMVPIAVATYLASWAGWFRSPSSYMRHWAQDNPGQGVQWLPESWRSLLEYHSRMWDFHNGLTSPHPYQAHPLGWIVQWRPTSFYYEDQVRGEAIPSGGTCGWDECTQAITSLGNPLVWWLGALAVAATVVLLVRRKDWRATAVLVGLVAGWVPWLGYAHRTIFTFYSIAFAPFVYLALTYVFVVAWEWSEGRPSRRVTVRRTAVWVAVAIGVVSLYFYPIWTAMPVPTWFWRSHMWLPGWV; translated from the coding sequence ATGGCGTCCGTGAGCGCAGCCGCCCCTTCCCCCGCGTGGGACCCCGTCCCTGACGCGCCGGAGGATCCCCGGTCCACGCACGAGCGGCTCCTCGCCGTCCTCCTCGGCGAGCGCGCGCTGCGCCTCGGCACGACGGCGTCCGACCGGCTGTGGGGCTGGCTCGGCCCGGCCCTCGTCGCGGTCGTCGCGGCCGTGCTGCGCTTCTGGCACCTCGGCCGGCCGGGGACGCTCGTCTTCGACGAGACGTACTACGTCAAGCAGGGGTACACGCTCCTCGTCGCGGGCTTCGACGCCGAGTGGCCCGAGGACCCGAACGCCCTGTTCGAGGCGGGCGACCAGGACATCTGGCTCGACAAGGCCGACTACGTCGTCCACCCGCCGATCGGCAAGTGGATGATCGCGCTCGGCCTGCGCATCGGCGGCTCGCAGAACCCGTGGGCGTGGCGGCTGGCGACCGCGGTCGTCGGCGTGGTCGCGGTGTTCCTGGTCGCGCGCGTCGCGCGCCGCCTCTTCTCCTCGACGCTCGCCGGCGTCGTCGCCGGCGGTCTGTTCGCGGTCGACGGCGTGGGCATCGTGCACGCGCGCACGGGCCTGCTCGACAGCTTCGTGATGTTCTGGGCGGTCGTGGCGTTCGCGCTGATCGTCGCGGACCGCTTCGACTCGCGGCGGCGGCTCGCCGCGCGGGCGGCGGCGCTGCTCGACGCGAACCAGCCGTTGGGCCGGTACGGCCCGTGGCTGGGCGTGCGCTGGTACCGGCTCGCGGCCGCGCTCGCCCTCGGCCTGTGCATCGGGACCAAGTGGTCCGGCATGTACTTCCTCGCGGCGTACTGCGTCCTCGTCGTCCTGTGGGACGCGTCGGCGCGCCGCGCCGTCGGCGTGACGGGCTGGCCGATCGGCACGCTCCTCCGGGACGCGATCCCGGCCGCGCTGACGATGGTGCCGATCGCGGTCGCGACCTACCTCGCCTCCTGGGCCGGCTGGTTCCGCAGCCCGTCGTCCTACATGCGCCACTGGGCGCAGGACAACCCCGGGCAGGGCGTCCAGTGGCTCCCCGAGAGCTGGCGCTCGTTGCTCGAGTACCACTCGCGGATGTGGGACTTCCACAACGGGCTCACGTCGCCCCACCCGTACCAGGCCCACCCGCTCGGCTGGATCGTGCAGTGGCGGCCGACGTCCTTCTACTACGAGGACCAGGTCCGCGGCGAGGCGATCCCTTCGGGGGGCACGTGCGGCTGGGACGAGTGCACGCAGGCGATCACGTCGCTCGGCAACCCCCTCGTGTGGTGGCTCGGCGCGCTCGCCGTCGCCGCGACGGTCGTCCTCCTCGTGCGCCGGAAGGACTGGCGCGCGACGGCGGTGCTCGTCGGCCTCGTCGCCGGCTGGGTGCCGTGGCTCGGCTACGCGCACCGCACGATCTTCACCTTCTACTCGATCGCCTTCGCGCCGTTCGTGTACCTCGCGCTCACGTACGTCTTCGTGGTCGCGTGGGAGTGGTCCGAGGGCCGACCGTCGCGCCGGGTCACCGTGCGGCGCACGGCCGTCTGGGTCGCGGTCGCGATCGGCGTGGTCTCGCTGTACTTCTACCCGATCTGGACCGCGATGCCCGTGCCGACGTGGTTCTGGCGCTCGCACATGTGGCTGCCCGGCTGGGTCTGA
- the rsmI gene encoding 16S rRNA (cytidine(1402)-2'-O)-methyltransferase produces the protein MTGSLVLAATPIGDVEDASPRLRRLLVEAEVVAAEDTRRLLALAARLDLRVAGRIVSYHEHNETARADELLDVVEGGGTVLVVTDAGMPTVSDPGYRVVTRAVERGLRVTAAPGPSAVLTALAVSGLATDRFCFEGFAPRKPGERARTFGALADERRTMVFFESPHRVHDTLAAMAEAFGADRPAAVCRELTKTYEEVLRGTLAELAARAGEEQLRGEISIVVAGAQEQAPPSVEDLVPAVLTQVDAGTRLKEAVAAVAQRAGVPKRDLYEAVLAGRAR, from the coding sequence ATGACCGGTTCCCTCGTCCTCGCGGCCACCCCGATCGGCGACGTCGAGGACGCCTCGCCGCGGCTGCGCCGCCTCCTCGTCGAGGCGGAGGTCGTCGCGGCCGAGGACACGCGCAGGCTGCTCGCCCTCGCGGCGCGCCTCGACCTCAGGGTCGCGGGCCGGATCGTCAGCTATCACGAGCACAACGAGACGGCGCGCGCGGACGAGCTGCTCGACGTCGTCGAGGGCGGCGGCACCGTGCTCGTCGTGACGGACGCCGGGATGCCGACCGTCTCGGACCCGGGCTACCGCGTCGTCACGCGCGCGGTCGAGCGCGGGCTGCGCGTCACCGCCGCGCCCGGCCCGTCCGCGGTGCTCACCGCGCTCGCGGTCTCGGGCCTCGCGACGGACCGCTTCTGCTTCGAGGGCTTCGCGCCGCGCAAGCCCGGCGAGCGTGCCCGGACGTTCGGCGCGCTCGCGGACGAGCGCCGCACGATGGTGTTCTTCGAGTCGCCGCACCGCGTGCACGACACGCTCGCCGCGATGGCCGAGGCCTTCGGCGCGGACCGTCCGGCCGCCGTCTGCCGAGAGCTGACCAAGACCTACGAAGAGGTGCTGCGCGGCACGCTCGCCGAGCTCGCCGCACGCGCGGGCGAGGAGCAGCTGCGCGGGGAGATCTCGATCGTCGTCGCGGGAGCGCAGGAGCAGGCGCCGCCCTCGGTCGAGGACCTCGTGCCCGCCGTGCTCACGCAGGTCGACGCCGGCACGCGCCTCAAGGAGGCCGTCGCTGCGGTCGCGCAGCGCGCCGGGGTGCCCAAGCGCGACCTCTACG